The genomic DNA GCTGAAGCATTAAGATTTCCCTTTTTCCTAAGAGTCTCAAACCATGAAAAAAACGTGTTGACCACAGAGTACATAATTTAAACTTTTCAGATATAAATCACTAAAACACTTTCCTGGGTTGAAAGACACATTTTGGGTTAAAAATGAAAGGATTTATATATTTGAATCTATTTtaaatactattattattattattattgttgttgttagtattattattattattattattaatacttacAATAacattattagttttattaatGGTATTCGTATTACATATTTACTGGATCATGATGTGTGAGTGAACCGATGCAGTTTTACTTTCTTCCACTGGAGGGAGCTGCCGCCTGCAGTTAAATACATGATATACGGTATATTCATAGTCAAATGGTATCACTGTTTCtactatttttaaaaaccacACAAGGTCTAATTTCTTTCTATGGCTCgctaaatatttttttgaagAAAGCTACAAACTTACCTCTTCACTTTTACCTCGTAGTAGCTTTTCTGACATTCATATTTACAAGCTAAGTTTCAAAGACAGAAACTGATCCAGCTGTCAGCAAAAAAAGACTTCAAGGCGGTGCAGCATCAGTATCACGTTATAACGAGATAGTGGTTACcacgaatacacacacacactcactcacacatacagacagcaGTTGCCTGTTTTACACCAAAATGCCTTtgtgcagataaatgtgagaggaTGACacctgaaaaaaaatgttttatggttCGATAATGCTGGAAGTAAAATTAttgttgattttcattttttacgaGGCTGCATTCATGTTGGTTACCACTAAACAGCCAAGCTGCAAAGTAAACAATCACTATATCTATAAAGTAAATCGAcaatcaacacatttccttttcaactgTCCATTAGGTTAGGGTGGGACGTGAAGTTACCACCGAGGTTAAGGGACTTCTTCAGCAGAGAGCCAGCAACACAGGTCACCATTTCTGACGGTCACAGATTTTGGTTaaagggaaaatatattttttcagacaatacttaataaaaaatattcaatttttctgaggtaatgagtattcacattttcctctatCATTACCCATCCTTACCAAGATTTAGAAATTATTACttagatgtttgtttttaacatatgactgttttcattagcaaCTAGATCATACTTCACAATGTGATTATGCATGTAAAGCCTAACCTTTTCATGCATTGGGTCCACTATATTACAttcagtctgtgtgtcataGCCTATATACACTTTTTTCAGTAATctcattatcaatatatatcgACTTTGTTAACCAGTGGTGTGTCATCTTGCATTATCTCATTTGAAAAAACTGTCTTGACTTTTCTTGCGCTGTGAGGACAATTGCCACAGAATGAGACAGCAGAGGTCATCGGAGCCGCCTGAGGCTACAGGTGCTCATACCTTCTGATTAACCCTTTTATGCctgtatatgcatatatttcaattaatgtaCAAATCGACATAAACATATTGCTGCTTCACTTTCTTACCTACCTGCTAGCATTACCTTGCTAATAAAATACCTACCTATCTAAATAATTCATCCCACAGCAACTCAATAACAattctcatttacatacaccatctcattcacacatgtCATTGGTTATGTGGAtctaatttcaaacaactatctgacGCAACTACACTCATGGATTATAATTTACTCTACAACATAAAAAacgcatttgaaatatttacttttcagctgagctCAGTGAGAACGATCGCCAGCGAAAGAGACTGAAGAAGACATTGGAGCCACCTCAGAttacaggtactcatactttcTGCTTTACATAcaccatctcattcacacatggcCTAACATGTCCTTTGTTAAGTGGAtctaatttcaaacaactatctgaTTTAACTAGACTCGTAGATTATCATTTACGCAACTgcataaaaaaatgcatttgaaatatttactctGTAGCTGAGCGCCGTGAGAATGGTCGCCAGCGAAAGAGACTGAAGAAGTCAATGGAGCCACCTCAGGTTACAGgcagagctgttcacaagtcattttttacaagtccaagtcaagtctcaagtctttgagctagagtccaagtcaagtctcaagtctttgagggtcaagtccaagtcaagtctcaagtctctggtcaagagtccgagtcaagtctcaagtctctcgccaacactaattcaaattcaaattctgaccttagagctgtacaatctttcatcctgatcagttagccttgcgagcacctgcccatgtctgtttttgtggtgtgctgtcactgaagtttgtatgtaagtatctgtttgtatgttgagatgtcctctcctgaaactgttaccaaatttaccttcggctattaccttgacctaacccttgatataggacagtatgaaaatgtatcaatggtaggttcactatagagaatctactgcaatgtgatgtgaagaaacatacactaagaattatttcaattccataactgtattttcttcaacaaaaaaatatttttatatatatatatatatatatatatttttatatatatatatatatatatatatatatatatatatatatatacctactattgatttttttataaaatgaccatagttaacgcaacgttgtgtttttaaataattagtagcggagccactaagttagtggcactaagcaTAATAAGAGTTgcagtggtttcctgtctgagctttcaaaataaaacctttgctattgtgcgcttcttattattattaacaaacaaatttggggcttgtcaattacgggagaaatgacgggagggcggcgggagatggtttcgaaatatgggagaaccagggaaaaacgggagtgtgaaggcattgtatccaaacgtaatgatctgaggcactcctgctgaacttatcgcactcgccattgtcaatgtctgatactgaagatgcgcgcttcacacatggcgcatgcgcgtggcatgacgttggtgtttacatctagctcagagccagagatcatacaaaaagatgaatgacagataaataatgagaataataataataacatgaaataaaggttgttcgcgagtctcgagcctcgagtcgaagtcaagtctgaagtcttttgaggtcgagtccaagtcgagtctgaagtcacagtttagtgagacttaagtgcaactcgagtccgagtcgcgagtccgagtccccagctctggttacaggtactcatactttcTGATTGCCCCAGCAGAATTATCACACAGTAACAATATTAACGATGATAATTTACATACACAATCTTATTCACACATGGCTTAACATGGCCTTTCTTATGTAGATCTAATTTTAAACAACTAACTGACTCAACTACACTCATGGTTTATAATTTAGTCAACTGCATAAAAAAcgcatttaaaatatttatttttcagctgaGCGCTGTGAGGACAGTGAGCAGCAATTGAGACTGAAGAAATCATTGGAGACCCCTGCagctacaggtactcatactttcCAATTAACCCTTTCAGACATTTGCCCGTTACCAACATGTGGCTCCTGGTTATGTATATCTAATTTCAGACAACAGTCTGACTTTTGAGGTCAACAATGAATGGCAGCTCAGCAGTGGAAAACACCAGACAAAACCAGAAAGAGGAACCAAAACTTCAGAAGAGCATGGACAGCTCCACACCAAGTCACACATGCAGTTCCATTTGATACACCTCACATGGATTTAGTCTGCATTTCCTGCACTGCTGTTATGTTCCCTTGGGAGACATATAATTGCATGTATTATATAAATtctatataaaaatgtagataTCTTCTGTCAACAATCCCTAAACCTTTGTATGGCAGGTTCTCCTTCtggtttcttttttactctttacctTATATGTAGTCACATACATTTCTATGCTTCAATTTATCTATGTGCGTTGGGGGTGTTGCCAAGGCCCAAGTGTGTTTGCGCATTGTTCTAGTTTTTACAATCAGTCGTGATTTCTTGGAATGAATCAAACTGGCACATTGGCAAAAGTGAAGGGATTTCAAAAGTCCCAGCTAAAGACGTAATCATTGGTCTTGACAGCTATCTAgagcaataaaacagaaatgaatcTACTGTGTTGAAGAAAAAGCCCTGACACAGAAACCACAATGGTTTGATAAATGATTATCAGCAGCAGTTTTATGTAATCATataaaagtgttttcagttcTTTGAACATTATAGACATTCAACCACTTCATGTGTTGAGTTACATACATTAATTTAAACCCCTTTGAGTCCTTTTGagttttgtgtttgattttcaaTAAAGTCCCCAAATTCCAAATGTCTGTCTCCTTCTGTAAAACCACATAGTGTATGATTACTTTATCACAAACTAAATCAACATGGCTCcaacctgttttgttttgtattgttacAGGTGTATGGGCTTAGATAAAAATaaggtttttcttttgttgtaaaatTTTGTGTGTAGTTTGCATTTTATCTATTATAAGACTTGGCAGATCTCAGGTCAGTTCTTCACACTGCACACATCTGGGTTCAGGTCGATGTGGACTCcacttcatttatttgacagctacaGTCACTGATTGCAGATGAAGATTTTGTGATACAATAGTCAAATAATAccataatatatactgtatatagtagCATTCTAAAATTGCCCATTTGAGCTTTTTCTAATATTACTTTGTGCTTCGAGTgcagaactttgtttttgtgtggaatatattcacattttattgataCTTTTGTTTAGAGAAATAATCTGAATGTTAATTTTCAGTGACGTACTGCCTCACTGTTGTGGATTTAATCATTACAGGATGGAGTAAAGTGTTGAACAGTTGCTTTTATTAAGAGCTCAGTGTTTTCTAACAGGATATCTGATTAGCacagccttaaagagacagctCATCAAAATGACAAGGCATAGTTCCTTATGATCACGTTGTCTAGACATGCagacagttttggttttatcCACTCAGGTTTTGATATATTTGTTTGTGAGATTTCTGCCTTCACCCCAGTATAATGTAGGTTATTGTAATTTTATATGTGGTACTTTCAGTATTAAAGAAGATCTCAGTGGAAAGAGATTTCTTTGGAAATACTTTCTGCTGAAGAAACAGTATCTGAGAAAACTGCTGACAGGACAGTGAGGTCTCTTTATCCACAGTCACAGACACGCTGTTACTAGGAAGAGATGTTGCTGTTGAATTATTCAAATTCACATTCAGTACAggacaaacactcacacatgatGACCTTATAATTTACTCACAAGCCgcagtttgttttattcatggtttgtttaaatcttgtttttctgGAAAATCAATGAACAAATCCATCAGTCAGCTAACAGTGGCCTGGAGTTTTCAACCCCAGAACATCCACAAATAACAAAGGAAGAAGAATAACACATTACTGCAGCCCCACAAGCTCCAGAGTGCTGATCTGTAGCTGACAGTGACCTCCTCCATGTACTGACAAAGCCAAGAAACCCAAATAAAGCCTCACATGCATCTTAACTCTATAACATGGGTTAAAAGCAAATATTACTTTCACTTTGGTTCATAACCTGTTTAGATCAGTTTAACCCAGACGTTTAAGTGAAGTTGGTCTCATACTTAATTCTCATTGGCTCAAGTGAGCACATTTAACTGTCCAACCCTCAGTTATACAGTGTGACTCTCAAGAGGAGCAGTCCGTGTGTCTCTGGATAAAAAACATCTCCGTTGACAGTAAAGTTGTAGATTCTGTAGTTCAGAATGAAGATCGTTTTTCTGGTCCTCCTGGGTCTACACAgcgcagcagcaggtgagttaatatatttatttgggTCGGTTAATGGTTTAATAAAAGGCTTTATATGTTTACACATGATGATACGAACTTAAGATGTCAAATTCCCTGACTTCCTTTCAGATtgtagaaatgtttaaaaagtcacaaactCATTATGTTAAAGTTCACTTTAAATCAAGTATAAATACTTGATTAGTATGCACATGTGCAACGCGttgattgtttattttttggggTCATCGGTTTTTTGGCCAAATGTCCTGCTATATTTCTGAAAGGGGGCTATTAaaacgtttttgtttttttttctttcactgtttaaaaaaaaatcaataccatTATTTGATTGTATAataattttataatattttatcaaGATCTTTTAGATTGACCAGGTCCGAGCGCGTTCTGGACAATATGGCAGCGCAtagtccaacacacacactcagataaataaagaaaacagtgaaaatgtaactaaaatacaacaaaccCCCTTTTGAAGTACACTTTAACGCAGTTGTAGCTACCTTCTTTTCTTAACATCCCCAGTTAGTGTTTAACCGTTAATTTAGTGATAGTCATTACGTATATTAGAAATGTCTAGCCTACATCTACAGACTACTGATGAAATTCAGGCTTTTTTATTAGTAACCAACATGAGTCAGCAGATGGCGCTGTTTTAATAGATATTGATGCTGAAGACaaacaacttcctgctctgatggcacaatatttaatatcattCACTAATGATTTTAAACTAAACTACTGACATCCTGATTTTGGAAATGAAACTTAAACATTCTTCAGTTAACATAAATCAAGATAAATGAGATAGTGAGACAGGGTCTGacttaattgtttttctttaattactttattgcaGATTTTTACATTGCAAATGATCAGTTTAGTTACTTGTTTAATttgtacagtttttaaaatgtgtataactaaagaaataaaagaaaaaaaaatacaacaattgtCCAACATCAGAAAAATGgatttaattattattgatcatgaaaaatgacaaaagcaaaaaaaagaagcagctcAGAAAAAAGCAACTCACTTCAACTGTATCAGAAGTGCTGAAAATGTCAGGAGAAGAAACATAAATTGTCGTCATTCACAGTTTACAGTAACAGCTAAAAACCATAATAGATGTAATATAATccaatacaacatgttttaattaactgaagaaaataaattatgatttatatatatatatattatattttcccTACAGGGAAATGTGTTAGCGTAATAATGAACACAATGTCAAGAGTTTGCAGTTTTGCAAAATTAAACTTTTCTGCATGAAATGACCAAAATCAACAAGATTATTAAAAGATTATAAACAACTGTCATATTTTGTGTCATCATATTTCCCTTTCTTGCAATTTTTCCCAATTACTGCAATTTCACTGTaaaaagagcaaataaaaaatcacaattttgaAAAAGCTGCTGCAAAATAATAATCACAAACTAACAGTGAAATGATGGACTGATGTATAGTTAGTCACAGGTTTGTGGTTTCACAgttcaaactaaaacaataatgagCAGCAGACGCTACTAATGATGCATCCTGAAGAATAAACGTCTCCACTAACTGGAAACTAAACTGGAGTTTAattcacactgaaaataaatccagcaggagaaaaagaaaacaagaatacATCTATCAATGAAAGTCAGACCTGTGATCATCTGATgatcttttaatatttatttcagaataaatgtgttgttcagAGATTATCAGGAGGATGTTATGCAGCTTAGTTTGATTCTGTGCacagaaaataattttatttgatataaaaaatttttataaaactgtaattcagaaaaactgaaatgatgacatgaacttttttttacagtgactCATTCTCTGAAGAATATCGTCACTGCGTCCTCTCAAGTCCCAAACTTTCCAGAGTTTGTGATTGTTGGGATGGTTGATGATGTTCAGATACAGCACTATGACAGCAACACCACGAGACTAGTACCCAAACAGGACTGGGCAAACAGAGTCACAGAAGATAATCCACAGCACTGGGAGAGATACACTGCCAGATGTTTGGGTCTCCAGCAGATCTTCAAAGGCTACATTGAAACTTTAAAGCATCGCTTCAACCAAACTGGAGGTTTGTTCATGTTTCACTGTTTCCTGATAAAATGCTGAGATCTCATTCTGGTTTACTgcagtctgtgtctctgtctctctctcaggtgtccATATTTTTCAGTGGGTGGGTGGCTGTGAATGGGACGATGAGACTGGAGAGGTTAGTGGATTCAGACAGGTTGGTTACGATGGAGAAGACTTCCTATCGTGGGATGTGAAGACAAATACATGGATCGCTCCAAAACAACAGGCTGTTATCACCAAAAACAGTTGGAACAATGACAAAGCACTTATGGCACATTATAAGTACCTCCTCTCCCAGGATTGCCCTGACTGGCTGAAGAAGCTTGTGAACTATGGGAGGAGCTCTCTGATGAGAACAGGTAGAATCACATGACCTGATGTAGTTTCATGAACACAACAATGTTAATAGGCCTCCTCTGTTTCTAacttacagtaacattacaataaatatgaaccAACACACAGAGACCTGCTGAGTCTCAGTTTacaaacatttctctttcattttctctcacctctctgtctcccacCTCCTTTACCACGTTCTGTCACTCTTTCACACTCTTTTCCTCcattgtctgtctttctcacaATCTCACATCATAATTAATCTAAAGCTGAGATCCAGTATAGCTACACAACTATGTTgacatgttgtgtttgtattatgtctgaaaaacaaattcaacCAATTACCAAAATTAATTTACCCAGAAATATCTCAtattgaatgaaataaaacaaacttcatTATATGAACACTAATAGATTGTCTCTCCTTCCTCAACACCTCACCTCTCCTcaactgtctttttcttctcctctgtccctccctctgtttctaaACCACTCTTCAATGAGGTTTATTTGCATGTCATAGTGTTActaatgcatttaaataaattacaccaaccaacaacaataataatatactgtaaataataataaagaaactaTAAACTGTCTTTGTCTTTACTCTCCAGAGCTTCCCTCAGTGTCTCTCCTCCAGaagactccctcctctccagtcagCTGCTTTGCTACAGGTTTCTACCCTGACAGAGCCATGATattctggaggaaagatggagaggagcttCATCAGGACGTGGAACTTGGAGAGATCCTCCCCAACCATGATGGATCCTTCCAGATGAATGTTGACCTGAACCTTTCATCAGTCACACCTGAAGACTGGAGGAGGTACgaatgtgtgtttcatctctctggtgtgaaggatgacatcatcaccaaacTGGACAAAACAGCGATTCAGACAAACTGGGGCAAGACTGGTGATGGAAGAGATGGAggtgagaaaaacatttaattagttTCATATGATTTGAATTGTCTTGTGATTGATCGGGTTGTTTGTCtccttcagtgttttctttagttgtttgtttctgttttcttagTCATCTAAATTTTATTTGGCTGTTTGGACGTCAGAAGAATTCATGAGgagtttttaatctgttttattttttcaaatgaagGATATTTCCACATGTCAGAGCATCAAGCCTCCTCTAACAtctacttctttatttctgttttctcttcacaCAAGTGCTCTTACAGCAGTTGAAGGCACCGTTATTTATTAGATATTTACACAAGTTTAAATTTAGCCTGTCAAAGCATAATTATGTTAAACCCTGTAACACAGTTTTCATCAGGTCAGTATTGTAATATAAATACTAAAAATCAAACAGTAATGTTTTCcacatctgtgtttctgttcaaaCTAATGAGATTACTGTAAAACTTTGTGGTTTTAACTCCCAACACTGATTGTTCACTAAAACACACTCAGCATCaacatgtttgtcttcttcttgtGACTTCCTTTTGGAAACTTAAATGACTAAAGTTATGTTAATTTATCAAATCCATTAAGTGATGAAAGAGTGAGATAAACTAagttaaatgttctgttttggttCTTCAGGTTTCCCTCTTGGTGCTGTTATCGGAGGTGTTGTTGTACTGCTGCTCCTGGTAGTCGGTATCGTTGGATTCTTCCtctggaagaagaacaagaagggAAAGGATGGTGAGAGAGAAATGATGTTTACTTCACAGATGTATTtaatatacatgtgtgtgttattgttttggtgttaatgtttttataacatcatatattttacttcTGGTGATAAAAATTccataaagtgtaaatatttgattaaagaTTAGTTGACATATTGTAATAATGACACAGATAgttctctctttgtgttctttcataaattctcaataaataactttgtgatgttttttctgtatttcagggGTTCAACCTGCTAACAgtaagtattttaaatattaaatgtttgagttttatctgctttttattgtaatatatGGATGTTATTTGacattatatgaatatattttaaaataatgaaagatattaaaatgtaaatatgaacaaCTTGACAGAAAGTCAGGTGTTAGTAATTCGTCACTCATGTTCAGTTTTGTCTCTCATGATGAAACTCttcatatcaaatcaaaatgcttttctttttgcagcTACAGATGCTTCATCgtcatcattgtcatcatcagTTGAAGTTCAAAATACTGGATTATGACCGTGAGTATGtcattgtgtcattttagtttaatgaactaaacattttaaaggtgaAAACACAGTTTGGACATGAACTTGTGATCAGGGGTGAAATCAGTGATTTGAGGCCTCAGACAAACGctgaatttatttgttttgatcttTTCTCAAAGTCATGATGGTATTGGCAGTGGAAGAAATACTCAAAACTTTTATctgaaataaaactaataacTATTAAGAGTATATTCCTTCATACTACACAGGAAGGTACTGTAAAAGATTTAAATCCTGAATTCAAATTGTAAAAgtaaagagtgaaagagagagaagtattATTACTACAGTGTActtaaactaaccctaaccctaatttgaACAGTTGTATATAATTCTCGTTAGTTTAATCtataataatgcatcatattttaatagTTGTATTTTGTGAGTAAAATCTGAATGTGTAACATAACCAGCAACATTTTATGTGTCAGGATATTTTTCGGGGTTCAACAAGTTAGAATAGTAAAATGAGTCAATAGTTTTCATATCAAAACATCATAATGAATCTAAAGCTGTTTGGGGCCCTTTTAGTTGGGGGCCCCAGACAGTTGCCTAACTTGCTTGATGATGAAGTCCACCAGGTACCAAATGTTTTAGATTTAAGAAGTCAGTGTTATGAAGTATTTCTCAGTGTGAGATCCAGTATAACTACAGAAAAATGGATTagttagttattttattataccTCTGATGTCTGACAAACAAATTCAACCAATAACCAAAATTAATTAACCCAGAAATATCTCATACTGAATGACATGAAACAGACTTCATTATATGAACACCTGTCATCTTGACAGGAAACCAGTGAAGgtgagaagaggaagatgaacttaaataaatgactgtgacctcaaaaagtatttttaacagaATTTCTGCTTCTGGTTTAAAACAAAGGGAAACATTTCACAAATCTTATTTAATTGAAGACTGAGATTGAAATAACTGAACCTGTTGTTTCATCTTTTCTCATCATTGACTATGTTTACCTGCATTCCTGCTTCATTCCTGCTTCATTCCTGTGCCGCGACTGCTGTTAAATGCAGATTGTCTTCTGTTAAACATGTgacaccatcatcaaaacactaaatgaggcaatatcttttggaagaatggtgttcatccctccagtagagttcagagacttaTAGAATCAATACTAAGGAGCATTAAAGCTGTTCTAGCAGCAGGTGCTGGCCCAACACCTTAGTAAGACACTTAATGTTGGGTTTTCCTCTAATTTGTAACCTGTCTATATGAATAAGACAATGCAAAAAATCCTGCAAATATGATGTTCATTGGTGTTTCCTTACATGCTTCTTAACTATTGATTTTTGTGTTAATTAGTCAGTAACACTGGTAAAGACctacatgttttcattgtttcataTACTACTGTACATTTAACAATATTAGTGTTTGCCTTGGGGAGTGAAAATCGGTCAGTctggtgatgtgtgtgtgactctaaACTGTTTTTCAATTGACTGTACTGATTTCATCTTTCAGtgtaaagagaagagagaactgGAGTGATATGATCCACCTTCTTGGTCTTGGTGAGGACTCGAGCAGCTGCAGCTGTTACAGCAGTTGAGTTTACTGAAGAAATGCATGGACAAGTGTTTCCAAATCCTTTTGAGACATTGATATATTcttgaaagagaaaacagaaacagacgactgaacaaaacattaaaactacactCATCACTTGCTTCTGCCTCAGTTGTAGCTCcttgttattatatttttgatcAACTGACATGTTATATTTGGGGAACAAACGTTTATACACTACAGTATTCATCCATAAgagcatttgtttttgtataattacaTCTTTAAAGTATGTTGTCTTATTTGAAAATTCTTTATTAGCCTATTACACAAAAGTACAACCTTTGGTCACAGTCCTTTAAAGAGAATTAGTGTCAAAATGTCTCacttcaataaaataatagaagTCTATCCTGCTTGAAAGCTATTAACACCATTTCATTAATTAACTTTGTGTCAGTGCTTTTATCTTGTTGAGTaatgttttaatactttaatcATTCCTGTTTCTTTTGACCTCAGCGTgaaatttcattgtgaaaataaaCCAGAGTTCCTTTAATACTGTCCAGTGTGATTATTACTACACatgtaataaatgaataaatgagacATTGAATAACCTTTGACCTCGGGTCCTGATGTCTGCAGagaccaggcagggagttccgatcctctgaaatgatgccaacgcgaaagtaacttaaactgcattctatcaaaaggccaccagggggcgactgttttggtgtcaaaaggacttccgtctctatacaagtcaatatagaattcaccaacttctcacttgatttctaac from Scomber scombrus chromosome 16, fScoSco1.1, whole genome shotgun sequence includes the following:
- the LOC133996896 gene encoding major histocompatibility complex class I-related gene protein-like, which produces MKIVFLVLLGLHSAAAVTHSLKNIVTASSQVPNFPEFVIVGMVDDVQIQHYDSNTTRLVPKQDWANRVTEDNPQHWERYTARCLGLQQIFKGYIETLKHRFNQTGGVHIFQWVGGCEWDDETGEVSGFRQVGYDGEDFLSWDVKTNTWIAPKQQAVITKNSWNNDKALMAHYKYLLSQDCPDWLKKLVNYGRSSLMRTELPSVSLLQKTPSSPVSCFATGFYPDRAMIFWRKDGEELHQDVELGEILPNHDGSFQMNVDLNLSSVTPEDWRRYECVFHLSGVKDDIITKLDKTAIQTNWGKTGDGRDGGFPLGAVIGGVVVLLLLVVGIVGFFLWKKNKKGKDGVQPANTTDASSSSLSSSVEVQNTGL